One stretch of Miscanthus floridulus cultivar M001 chromosome 18, ASM1932011v1, whole genome shotgun sequence DNA includes these proteins:
- the LOC136523480 gene encoding acetyl-CoA carboxylase 1-like, whose amino-acid sequence MEVDHGGVYHDWRKISAVATKFDLDKAQLVRPKGHCVAIRVTSEDPDDGFKPTSGRVEELNFKSKPNVWAYFSVKVVYILDQVHALENEMVLRLKKQWLDCLCCR is encoded by the exons ATGGAAGTGGATCATGGGGGCGTCTACCATGATTGGAGGAAAATATCAGCTGTTGCAACTAAGTTTGATTTGGATAAAGCACAGTTAGTGAGGCCAAAGGGCCATTGTGTTGCAATCAGAGTTACTAGTGAGGATCCTGATGATGGGTTTAAGCCTACAAGTGGAAGAGTGGAG GAGTTAAACTTCAAAAGCAAACCAAATGTTTGGGCATATTTCtcagttaag GTTGTCTATATACTGGACCAAGTTCATGCACTAGAAAATGAGATGGTTCTTCGTTTAAAGAAACAATGGCTTGACTGTCTAT GCTGCAGATAG